The genomic segment CCAGTGTCATGTACCAGGTTACCCGAAAAGGTGCAGTTCGTCACGGTGGGGTTGCTGCCAGCAACGTTGCTTATCCCGCCGCCATACTTTGCTATGTTCCCCGAGAAGGTGCAGTTCATCACGGTGGGGTTGCTGTTAACAACGTTGCTCATCCCGCCACCACACTCTGCCCTGTTCCCCGAGAAGATGCAGTACCTCACGGTGGGGCTGCTGTCACCGTTGTTGAGCATCCCACCACCAGCAACTCCGGAACCTCCACAGACGGTAAATCCGTCCAAAATCGCAGTGTTGTCACAACCAGTGGACATAACCACGTGGAGGCTGTTGATCCCCACTATATGATCCGCAGACACTGTGGCTCCGTGAGCATCGCAGGTATCGTCACCGTCGATATCACCAGTGAGGACCGTGATATGGGCAGAGGGATCCCTCTCAGCCAGGCTTGTCTCGCCTCCTGCGAACCCACCATAAAGCACCACGTCGTTCGACAACACGAAGGAGTCGGTGCTGATGCTCCCGGGACGGTAGACGCCCTCCCTCACCCAGAACTCCACCTCGCCGCTCGCAGGGGTGACGGCTCTCAGAGCATCACGAAACTGAGATTCGTTCAGAGCCGCAGCCCAGCTCGAACCATCACCGCCAACGCTTGCGACATCGACACGAAGGATCGTCGCCGCCAAGGTGGAGCTCGTCAGAAGCATCATAAAGACGACCAGCGTCCCCACTGCCGCCCATCTTCGTGCGTATCTGTTCTCACACATATGGGTCTCTCCTTTCGTGAGTTCTATCAAAAAATACACAGCGGGTACGATACGCAACAAGCAATATATTTTAGTATAACACCAACAATAGGAATGAGGAGGAGGCATATTAAGTATAGAAACAGGGATACAAGGACTTTTTTTATCGGGATCGGGTCAGGCAGACACATACACTGGAGACGGGGATGGACGTATGGAACCAGAGGGATGAAGCCGAAGAAGCCCCCCTCCCGACGTTTATGCAGCGTTTCAACGCCGGGACGGGGGAGGTGTAATTACGGTATGAGTCGAGGGAGTATCTTCTCTCTCGGCCTCAATATTTTTCAAGGTATATCATCGGTACTATTGGAGGCCAACCTCATGTCCTCCAGAAGGTTTTGAGAGACCTCCTCGATTGATCGATCGGTACTGTCGTAGATCCGACACCCTACCTTCGACATGATCTCCCTGGCATAGTTCAGTTCCTGAAGGATCCTCTTTTCCTGGGCATACGCGGAGGTATCTGGGTCGAGCCCCATTATTCTCAGACGATCTTTTCGGATCTTGATGAGTTTCTCCGGAGCGATGAGAAGCCCCACACACTGATCGGCCGGGACCTGCCAGAGCCACTCTTGAGGGGGGATCTCGGGAACCAGCGGCAGGTTGGCCACCTTGTACCCCTTATTGGCCAAAAACATCGATAGCGGAGTCTTGCCCGAACGAGAGACGCCCAAAATGACGATGTCCGCCGACGGCATGAGGCTCTGGCTTTTACCATCATCGCATTTTATGGAGAACTCGATAGCCTTTATCCTTTGAAAGTATTTATCGTCCATGAGACGGAAGAGCCCCGGCGTTTGAAAAGGCTCGATACCGCTCCATCGGGCCAGAGCCCCCTGAAGAGGACCGAGAAGGTCTACAGCCTGGACACCTACGTTATGAGCCCGTTCCAGAAGGGTGTTTCGAACTTCGTCGGAGACCAGGGTAGAGACCACCAAGCCCCCGGAGGATCGAGCCTGTTCAATGATGGGGTCAATTTTATCCGTGGAATCGATAAATCGAAACCGAGCAAGGACAGGCTCCAAGCCCTGAAACTGGCTGAGGGTGGCCTGCAACAGATTCTCGGCCGTCTCTCCGGTCGAATCGGACACGAGAAGAATTGTGAACTCCATACCCCCCTCCTAGCGCTTCATCCGCCCCAGATTGCCTACCTCCTGGAAGAGGAGATCACAGCGTCCCAGAAGAGCCAGACGGTTGGATCGCACTTCAGGGTCGTCGTCCATGACCATCACGTCCTCGAAGAACGACGTGATGGCAGGAGATAAACCGGCCAAGGCCGTCATGAGAGAGCTCCAGTCATCTTTTCGCACAGCTTGAGACGTCTGGTCTTCGCAGGCTATGACCGCCGCAAACAAAGCTCGTTCCTGATCTCCCTTAAGAAGCGCCTCGTCCACGGTCGATCCTGTGGGGTCGTCGCTTTTGCTCAGGATGTTCTGCACCCGAACCGCCGCCGTCACCAGATTGGCGAACCAGTCGAGCCCCCGAACCTCGTCCAAGGCCTTAAGGAGTCTCATAGCCTGTAGAGGACGACCACCCGTAACCGAGACGGCCAGCTCAGCCAGTTCGTGGGAGTAGCCCTTCTCCTTCAATTGCATGAGCAAACGCTGTCTGGCAAAAGAGACCAACTCCCCCATGGGATCTTCATCCAAGCCCAGCAGTGTTCCAGCCTGGGCCAGAAAACGATCTAAGTTGACGTCCATATCCAATCCCCAGAGGATCTCGTTGATGCACCGAGCGGCCCGTCTCAGGCCGTAGGGATCCTGAGATCCCGAGGGACGAAATCCCATCTTAAAGGCACCGACCATGCTGTAGATCCTCTCGCTGAGACCGACGATAGCCCCCACGATGTCCGTGGGGAGCTCTCCTCCGGCACTCCTGGGAAGATACTGTTCGCAGATGGCGAGAGCAACACGAGGATCCTCGCCGTCGCTCCTGGCATATTCACGGCCTATGATACCCTGAAGTTCGGGAAATTCGTAAACCATGTTGGTGACCAGGTCAGATTTGGACAGGGTCGCCGCCCTCTCAACCAAGCGAACTATGTCTTCCTGGCCCAGATGCACACAGAGTTCCCTCGCCAGGGAGACCGTCGCCATGACCTTGTCGTACACCGAACCCAGTTTTTCCTGGTACACCACGGTTTTTAAACGATTTATCTTTGAGGATAGAGGCGTTTTTCTATCCTCTTTCCAGAAAAACGCCGCATCCTCGAGCCTGGCCCGCAGGACACGCTGGTTTCCCTCCTGGATGACTTTCATGTTGACAGCGCGGTTGTTACTCACTCCGACAAAGCAGGGCATGAGTTTCCCCGAGTGGTCACGCACCGGAAAGTATTTTTGGTGATGTTTCATAGTGGTGATCAGAACCTCTTCCGGAAGCTCCAAATATCGTTTATGGAAGGTGCCAAAGAAAGGCACGGGGAACTCGACAAGGTACAAATTTTCCTGGACGAGGTCTGGATCCAGGTCAACACTGCCGTCCATTTCCTTTTCGATAACGGAGATAGCTGCAAGCATTTTTTCCTTTCTCTTTTCCTGATCGACCACCACGTAGTTGTCAAAAAGTTTTTCCATATACATCGATTCTTTTGGCACGGCCAGCCATGGCGCTCCCATAAATCGATGTCCTCTGGTTCGATCACCACTGGAAATTCCATTGAGCTCGAAGGGCACGATCTGGTCGTCAAGCAGGCAGAGAATCCACCGTATGGGGCGAGCAAAACGAACCGACGGTTTTCGCCAATACATGTTTTTCGGGAACACCAGTCTGTCCACGATCCGGGGCAATATCCCGGGTAGAATTCTGTCCGTCTCTCCCCCTTTTTTGTTGACCTCGGCAAAGACGTAGGGGACACCGTTCACGTCCCGACGCTCCAGCTCATCTACGTCGATACCCTTGCTCTTGGCGAAGCCGACAGCCGCCCTAGTTGGGGTACCACTGCCATCGAAAGCGTTGCTCCAGGCAGGCCCCTTGAAGGACTCGGTCAGATCGTTCTGCAGCGGAGCCACCTCCTTGACCGACAGAACCAAGCGACGAGGGGTTCCATAGGTCTCCACCGAACCGTATGGAATCCGGGCCTCATCCAGCTCAGAGCACGCCAAATTCCTCAGATCCGCCAAGGCCTGGGCCATGAAACGGGAGGGAATTTCTTCGGTACCGATCTCCAGTATCAGATTACGGGTCTTCATCCCTTTGCTCCCTCCTTATGAGCACGCACGCCGATAGGATACCCCATCTCCTTGCGCTGATCGCTGTAGGTGTGGCAGCTCATGACCGCCAGAGCCCGTATTCTTCCGATGTATCCAGTCCTCTGGGTCACGCTGATGGCGTTTCTGGCGTCCAGCAAGTTGAAGGTATGGGAACACTTGAGGGTATAGTCCCAGGCAGGCAGAACCAGCCCCTTCTCGGCAACCTGCCGAGCCTCGCGCTCGTACATGTCGAAGAGCTGAAAGAGCATGTTCGTGTCCGCGATCTCGAAGTTATACGTCGAGTGCTCCACCTCTCCCCTGTGGTGAACGTCGCCGTAGGTCAGGGTGTCGTTCCACTGAAGGTCATACACGCTGTCCACTTTCTGTACGAACATGGCGATCCGCTCAATACCGTAGGTGAGTTCAGCCGGAACCAATGTCATGTCCACCCCTCCGACCTGTTGAAAGTAGGTGAACTGGGTGATCTCCATCCCGTCGAGCCAGACCTCCCAGCCGAGCCCCCATGCCCCCACGGTCGGGGATTCCCAGTCGTCCTCCACGAAGCGGATATCGTGCTCCGACGGATCGATGCCCAGAGCCGCCAAACTGTTGAGGTAGAGCTCCTGAACATCATCAGGAGCCGGTTTAAGGATAACCTGATACTGGTAATAGTGCTGAAGTCTGTTGGGATTTTCGCCGTAGCGTCCGTCGGTAGGGCGACGGGATGGCTCGACGTAGGCAAC from the Dethiosulfovibrio peptidovorans genome contains:
- the glyQ gene encoding glycine--tRNA ligase subunit alpha; amino-acid sequence: MNFQEIIFRLERFWAEQGCIIRQPYDVEVGAGTMNPSTSLRVIGPEPWNVAYVEPSRRPTDGRYGENPNRLQHYYQYQVILKPAPDDVQELYLNSLAALGIDPSEHDIRFVEDDWESPTVGAWGLGWEVWLDGMEITQFTYFQQVGGVDMTLVPAELTYGIERIAMFVQKVDSVYDLQWNDTLTYGDVHHRGEVEHSTYNFEIADTNMLFQLFDMYEREARQVAEKGLVLPAWDYTLKCSHTFNLLDARNAISVTQRTGYIGRIRALAVMSCHTYSDQRKEMGYPIGVRAHKEGAKG
- a CDS encoding glycine--tRNA ligase subunit beta, with product MKTRNLILEIGTEEIPSRFMAQALADLRNLACSELDEARIPYGSVETYGTPRRLVLSVKEVAPLQNDLTESFKGPAWSNAFDGSGTPTRAAVGFAKSKGIDVDELERRDVNGVPYVFAEVNKKGGETDRILPGILPRIVDRLVFPKNMYWRKPSVRFARPIRWILCLLDDQIVPFELNGISSGDRTRGHRFMGAPWLAVPKESMYMEKLFDNYVVVDQEKRKEKMLAAISVIEKEMDGSVDLDPDLVQENLYLVEFPVPFFGTFHKRYLELPEEVLITTMKHHQKYFPVRDHSGKLMPCFVGVSNNRAVNMKVIQEGNQRVLRARLEDAAFFWKEDRKTPLSSKINRLKTVVYQEKLGSVYDKVMATVSLARELCVHLGQEDIVRLVERAATLSKSDLVTNMVYEFPELQGIIGREYARSDGEDPRVALAICEQYLPRSAGGELPTDIVGAIVGLSERIYSMVGAFKMGFRPSGSQDPYGLRRAARCINEILWGLDMDVNLDRFLAQAGTLLGLDEDPMGELVSFARQRLLMQLKEKGYSHELAELAVSVTGGRPLQAMRLLKALDEVRGLDWFANLVTAAVRVQNILSKSDDPTGSTVDEALLKGDQERALFAAVIACEDQTSQAVRKDDWSSLMTALAGLSPAITSFFEDVMVMDDDPEVRSNRLALLGRCDLLFQEVGNLGRMKR
- a CDS encoding phosphoenolpyruvate synthase regulatory protein, which encodes MEFTILLVSDSTGETAENLLQATLSQFQGLEPVLARFRFIDSTDKIDPIIEQARSSGGLVVSTLVSDEVRNTLLERAHNVGVQAVDLLGPLQGALARWSGIEPFQTPGLFRLMDDKYFQRIKAIEFSIKCDDGKSQSLMPSADIVILGVSRSGKTPLSMFLANKGYKVANLPLVPEIPPQEWLWQVPADQCVGLLIAPEKLIKIRKDRLRIMGLDPDTSAYAQEKRILQELNYAREIMSKVGCRIYDSTDRSIEEVSQNLLEDMRLASNSTDDIP